A single region of the Triticum dicoccoides isolate Atlit2015 ecotype Zavitan chromosome 2B, WEW_v2.0, whole genome shotgun sequence genome encodes:
- the LOC119365613 gene encoding FCS-Like Zinc finger 2-like produces the protein MAPSVACSFFFDNELIGEPGMPAMDACALCAKPLARDRDVFMYRGDTPFCSEECRHEQMHLDAVCAKQATRRQQRFSAETESNRHRGQRQSRKVSVAS, from the coding sequence ATGGCGCCATCGGTGGCCTGCTCCTTCTTCTTCGACAACGAGCTGATCGGCGAGCCCGGCATGCCGGCGATGGACGCGTGCGCGCTCTGCGCCAAGCCACTGGCGCGTGACCGCGACGTCTTCATGTACAGAGGGGACACGCCCTTCTGCAGCGAGGAGTGCCGCCACGAGCAGATGCACCTCGATGCCGTCTGCGCCAAGCAGGCCACCCGGAGGCAGCAAAGATTCTCGGCGGAGACGGAGTCCAACCGTCACCGTGGGCAGAGGCAGTCCAGGAAGGTGTCGGTCGCGAGCTAA